From Zingiber officinale cultivar Zhangliang chromosome 5B, Zo_v1.1, whole genome shotgun sequence, the proteins below share one genomic window:
- the LOC121985434 gene encoding putative ankyrin repeat protein RF_0381, translated as MPEPYFPLRWESTGDQWWYASPIDWAAANGHYDLVRQLLHLDANLLIKLSSLRRIRRLETVWDDDAQFADVAKNRSFVARNLFHECDRKNKKNSLVRAGYGGWLLYTAASAGDVSFVRELLERDPLVVFGEGEYGVTDIFYAAARSKNSEVCRLLFDFAVSPKSSIGGGGGDTGGGGGGFDSGFRWEMVNRALHSAARGGNLEFLKELLADCSDVLAYRDTQGSTILHSAAGRGQVEVVQDLLVCFEVIDSRDCRGSTALHVAAFRGYLSVVEAIIMVSPSSSLLTNNAGDTFLHMAVAGFCTPGFKRLDRQMNLMKQLVDGTIVNIDKIINERNNDGRTVLHMAVISNVHTNLVELLMKIRSINLNIRDNDGITPLDILRQHPRSTSSEMLIKQLISAGGIAKSKDYRARSAIASHIKMQCAGSSPGTSFRVSDAEIFLYTGIEASEASGRLSSCSTASKSEATHISALDESHGFYDKKKQNPISNAARHLKILLRWPRRKEKTSETPNKFGDDESLESFKKLVGKEDAPTPLRQRFSVTAPGIIKQRTLSVRSAAPTPSSTTKKKLTASLMRGVFQTMPHLAPAVHTDPGSFSRSSLSSTTEKDKGVCLGSDNDRASGSSSTINCSATADSVTPRASLVNIRLMNQYFCLGAQDLATDESGKEQQSNQEPKPSLIPVV; from the exons ATGCCGGAACCCTACTTCCCGCTCCGGTGGGAGAGCACAGGCGACCAGTGGTGGTATGCctctccgatcgattgggcagcggCCAATGGTCACTACGACCTCGTCCGGCAGCTGCTTCACCTCGACGCCAATCTCCTCATCAAGCTCTCGTCGCTTCGCCGAATCCGGCGGCTGGAGACGGTGTGGGACGACGACGCGCAGTTCGCCGACGTGGCCAAAAACCGATCTTTCGTGGCTCGGAATCTCTTTCATGAGTGCgacaggaagaacaagaagaactCACTGGTCCGGGCCGGGTACGGCGGGTGGCTACTCTACACGGCGGCCTCTGCTGGCGACGTGAGCTTTGTGAGGGAGCTGCTTGAGAGAGACCCCTTGGTGGTGTTTGGTGAAGGAGAGTATGGTGTCACTGATATCTTTTATGCTGCGGCGAGGAGCAAGAATTCAGAGGTTTGTAGGCTGCTGTTTGATTTTGCAGTGTCACCTAAATCTTCcattggcggcggcggcggcgacactggtggtggtggtggaggatTTGATTCTGGCTTTAGGTGGGAGATGGTGAACAGGGCTCTGCATTCTGCTGCCAGAGGAGGAAACTTGGAGTTCTTGAAGGAACTTCTTGCCGATTGCTCAGATGTATTGGCTTACAGAGATACTCAAGGATCGACCATCTTGCACTCTGCTGCCGGAAGAGGACAGGTCGAG GTAGTCCAGGATCTACTTGTATGTTTTGAGGTCATTGACTCTAGAGATTGCCGAGGAAGCACAGCCTTGCATGTGGCAGCTTTTCGAGGATACTTATCGGTTGTAGAAGCCATAATTATGGTTTCTCCATCGTCCTCCCTTTTAACAAACAATGCCGGTGATACTTTCCTTCATATGGCAGTGGCGGGCTTTTGCACTCCCGGTTTCAAAAGACTTGATCGGCAAATGAATCTCATGAAGCAGTTGGTTGATGGAACCATTGTAAATATCGATAAGATCATCAATGAGAGGAACAATGATGGAAGGACTGTCCTCCATATGGCTGTCATTAGCAATGTGCACACCAACCTAGTTGAACTTCTGATGAAGATTCGATCTATCAACCTTAATATTCGAGATAATGATGGTATTACACCCTTAGACATACTCAGGCAGCACCCACGATCAACATCTTCTGAGATGCTTATCAAACAATTGATTTCTGCTGGTGGAATTGCCAAGTCGAAGGACTACAGGGCAAGGTCAGCCATTGCTTCCCACATAAAAATGCAATGCGCAGGAAGTAGTCCAGGTACTTCGTTTAGGGTTTCGGATGCCGAAATATTCTTATACACGGGGATCGAAGCTTCCGAGGCTAGCGGAAGGCTGAGCTCATGCTCCACTGCTAGTAAGAGTGAGGCCACCCACATCAGTGCCTTGGACGAAAGCCATGGGTTTTACGATAAGAAGAAACAAAATCCTATTAGTAATGCAGCAAGGCATCTCAAGATTCTACTCAGGTGGCCTCGTCGGAAGGAGAAGACATCTGAGACACCAAATAAGTTTGGAgatgatgaatcattggaatCTTTCAAGAAATTGGTTGGCAAAGAAGATGCTCCAACTCCCCTCCGACAACGCTTCTCGGTGACGGCACCAGGTATCATTAAGCAGCGAACACTTTCTGTCAGAAGTGCTGCTCCAACGCCAAGTTCCACAACTAAAAAGAAACTCACAGCGAGTCTAATGCGAGGAGTGTTTCAAACCATGCCTCATCTAGCACCGGCCGTGCATACTGATCCAGGCTCATTTTCACGATCATCATTATCATCTACAACAGAGAAAGACAAAGGAGTATGTTTGGGTAGTGACAATGATAGAGCCTCCGGTTCAAGTTCTACAATAAATTGCAGTGCAACGGCAGATTCTGTGACACCGAGAGCTAGTCTTGTAAATATTCGCCTGATGAACCAGTACTTCTGCCTCGGCGCACAAGATTTGGCAACGGATGAATCTGGCAAAGAACAGCAATCTAATCAAGAACCCAAGCCCTCACTTATACCAGTGGTTTGA
- the LOC121985433 gene encoding stromal 70 kDa heat shock-related protein, chloroplastic-like — MATSSAQIHVLGSSGAFPSSKLPSSRFAASNSLFFGLRRPSGARIVSGRRSHGSGYKPLRVACEKVVGIDLGTTNSAVAAMEGGKPTIVTNAEGQRTTPSVVAYTRNGDRLVGQIAKRQAVVNPENTFFSVKRFIGRKMSEVDEELKQVSYRVLRDENGNVKLDCPAIGKQFAAEEISAQVLRKLVDDASKFLNDKVTKAVVTVPAYFNDSQRTATKDAGRIAGLEVLRIINEPTAASLAYGFEKKNNETILVFDLGGGTFDVSVLEVGDGVFEVLSTSGDTHLGGDDFDKRVVDWLAADFKRDEGIDLLKDKQALQRLTETAEKAKMELSSLTQTNISLPFITATADGPKHIETTITRAKFEELCSDLLDRLRTPVDNSLKDAKLSFKDIDEVILVGGSTRIPAVQELVKKMTGKDPNVTVNPDEVVALGAAVQAGVLSGDVSDIVLLDVTPLSLGLETLGGVMTKIIPRNTTLPTSKSEVFSTAADGQTSVEINVLQGEREFVRDNKSLGSFRLDGIPPAPRGVPQIEVKFDIDANGMLSVTAVDKGTGKKQDITITGASTLPSDEVERMVKEAEKFAKEDKEKRDAIDTKNQSESVIYQTEKQLKELGDKVPAAVKEKVEAKLKDLKDAVASESTQGMKDTMAALNQEVMQLGQSLYNQPGAGPTPGADGESAGTSPEESDNGDVIDADFTDSK, encoded by the exons ATGGCGACCTCGTCGGCGCAAATCCACGTCCTCGGCTCTTCCGGCGCCTTCCCTTCTTCTAAGTTGCCGTCATCTCGCTTTGCCGCTTCCAATTCTCTCTTCTTCGGCCTTCGCCGACCTAGCGGCGCTCGGATTGTTTCGGGACGCCGGAGCCATGGCTCCGGTTATAAGCCCCTGCGGGTGGCGTGCGAGAAGGTGGTCGGGATCGATCTCGGCACCACTAACTCCGCCGTTGCTGCCATGGAGGGAGGGAAGCCGACGATCGTGACCAACGCCGAGGGACAGCGAACCACGCCCTCGGTGGTGGCCTATACGAGGAACGGCGACAGGTTGGTGGGGCAAATTGCCAAACGGCAGGCCGTGGTCAACCCTGAGAATACATTCTTTTCGGTGAAGCGGTTCATCGGACGGAAGATGTCAGAAGTGGACGAGGAGTTGAAGCAAGTCTCTTATCGGGTTCTGAGAGACGAGAATGGAAATGTCAAGCTCGATTGCCCTGCCATCGGGAAACAGTTTGCTGCTGAAGAGATCTCAGCTCAG GTTTTGAGAAAGCTCGTGGATGATGCTTCCAAGTTTTTGAATGATAAAGTTACGAAAGCGGTGGTAACTGTTCCTGCTTACTTCAATGATTCTCAAAGGACAGCTACAAAGGATGCTGGCCGTATTGCTGGTTTAGAAGTTCTTCGTATCATTAATGAGCCAACAGCTGCATCATTGGCATATGggtttgaaaagaaaaataatgaaaCTATTCTGGTATTTGATTTGGGAGGTGGCACTTTCGATGTTTCAG TTCTTGAGGTTGGAGATGGTGTTTTTGAAGTGCTCTCAACATCTGGGGACACACATCTCGGTGGTGATGACTTTGACAAG AGAGTTGTTGACTGGCTTGCTGCTGACTTTAAGAGAGATGAAGGAATTGATCTTTTGAAAGACAAACAAGCCCTTCAGAGGCTGACTGAAACAGCTGAAAAAGCTAAGATGGAATTGTCATCCTTGACTCAAACAAACATTAG TTTACCATTTATCACCGCCACTGCTGATGGTCCTAAGCATATAGAGACCACAATTACAAGGGCCAAATTTGAGGAACTTTGTTCAGATCTTCTGGACAG GCTTAGAACACCTGTTGACAATTCCTTGAAAGATGCAAAACTCTCATTTAAGGACATAGATGAGGTAATCCTTGTTGGTGGGTCAACCCGTATCCCAGCAGTACAGGAACTTGTGAAGAAGATGACTGGAAAGGATCCTAATGTCACTGTCAATCCTGATGAGGTTGTCGCTCTTGGTGCTGCAGTTCAG GCAGGAGTGCTGTCTGGCGATGTCAGTGACATTGTCCTCCTTGATGTCACACCACTATCTCTTGGTTTGGAAACGTTGGGCGGGGTGATGACAAAGATCATTCCGAGGAACACAACACTTCCGACATCCAAATCGGAAGTTTTTTCCACAGCAGCAGATGGTCAGACAAGCGTCGAGATAAATGTTCTTCAGGGAGAGAGAGAATTTGTGAGGGACAACAAATCACTTGGCAGTTTTCGTCTCGATGGAATCCCTCCAGCACCACGAGGAGTGCCACAGATTGAAGTCAAGTTCGACATTGATGCCAATGGAATGCTGTCTGTAACTGCTGTCGACAAGGGCACTGGAAAGAAACAAGACATCACCATCACTGGTGCTAGTACCTTGCCTAGCGATGAG GTAGAAAGAATGGTGAAGGAAGCCGAGAAGTTCGCAAAAGAGGACAAGGAGAAGAGGGATGCCATCGACACCAAGAACCAGTCCGAATCTGTGATTTATCAGACAGAAAAGCAACTGAAGGAGCTTGGTGACAAGGTACCTGCTGCTgtcaaggagaaggtcgaagcCAAGCTTAAGGATCTCAAAGATGCAGTTGCAAGCGAATCGACTCAGGGCATGAAGGACACAATGGCTGCGTTGAACCAGGAGGTGATGCAGCTTGGCCAGTCACTGTATAACCAACCAGGTGCTGGTCCAACTCCTGGAGCTGATGGCGAGTCTGCAGGAACATCGCCCGAGGAGTCTGATAACGGTGATGTTATCGATGCCGATTTCACTGATAGCAAGTGA